AACACCAGAGGGGAGGGCCGGCCCTCTCAACTCCGAGTGTGGACCTCTTCAAGACTCGGCTACAACGTCTTTTTGAAATGAGATGAAAATAGTTCCCTTATCCCCTGACTCATATCAGAGATAAATCTCCTCCTTTCTCAGCTCATTTCCCTCTGATCTCGCTTCGCTTTACCGTactaagctctttttttttccagtttctctTCTCTCATCCCGTCTTCCTCAAGCTCAGATtgagctcaaggggaaggggaaagaatgacTTGGAAATGTCCTGTggataaagtctggggttagtgtgaggacaagagcaaaggagaggGTGGCACTGcagctgaaggaggaggtgtaCAAATGTATTGGTGTGACTGGTGTGGGTGAGAATAAAAGTGAGTTATATGGTGCACCTgtaagctagagagagagagagagagagagagagagagagagagagagagagagagagagagagagatagagagagagagagagagaagtgaaagatgttttgatttATCGTggagtgaacatacaggagggtgtgaggcatgcatgggataaaggagaataagaacaaagtggtatacaggAGGGTACATgcagtcagtgggctgaaccagggcatatgaaacggccCGAAGACACCACAGTAAAGTGTGTGGGGCTTATCTGTGGACAGTGGGTCCAGTTTTGGCTCATTACGCATGACGTACTGAGAGTGAGTGTGCGTGAATAAGGACGCTtgccgtctgttcctggcgttaccttgcttaCGCAGggaaaagacaaatatatatatatatatttttttttttttttttgctttgtcgctgtctcccgcgtttgcgaggtagcgcaaggaaacagacgaaagaaatagcccaacccacccccatacacatgtatatacatacgtccacacacgcaaatatacatacctacacagctttccatggtttaccccagacgcttcacatgccctgattcaatccactgacagcacgtcaaccccggtataccacatcgctccaattcactctattccttgccctcctttcaccctcctgcatgttcaggccccgatcacacaaaatctttttcactccatccttccacctccaatttggtctccctcttctcctcgttccctccacctccgacacatatatcctcttggtcaatctttcctcactcattctctccatgtgcccaaaccatttcaaaacaccctcttctgctctctcaaccacgctctttttatttccacacatctctcttaccctttcgttacttactcgatcaaaccacctcacaccacacattgtcctcaaacatctcatttccagcacatccatcctcctgcgcaccactctatccatagcccacgcctcgcaaccatacaacattgttggaaccactattccttcaaacatacccatatatatatatatatatatatatatatatatatatatatatatatatatatatatatatatatatatattcaccatttcatccatatatcatcatcagtaccgACATTGTCTCTATTATATTCGTGTTCGTGTGTATGTCCCCAACATGGACGTAAAGTCAACGCCTATATTTTCCGCATTTTAATCGCCACTAATGAACGAAATTATGCAATGATAATGTTATGCAAACTACATTCATCCCGGCCCAGCGGATCGGCTTATTGACGTTAAAAATTTACACCATCCTTAATAATAGGATTCATATCCCGTGTGCAGTCACCACCGCCATGACGGTTATCGTGCATGAATACAAAGGTATCGTTCATGTGCCGGAGTGTACGATGATTCTGAACCAGGGTGCTTCGTATGGACGAAACTCAGACcatattttcctcttctctgtttatttctttatcgCTTTAACCGTCTTTATATTGCCTTCTAAGAACTGGCTCTAGTGAGGCCTGGCTTTTTTTCCGTGAGTCGTGTGTTCAACATAATGTAACCAATCGGCGAGTCGTACATGCGTGAAGGATATCGTACGTTCGATGAAGGTGGGCCGGTATTGGTGGTTGTTTACGTCTGTTATGAGATGTCGTACATACATCAAAGATCGTTGAACTTCgagaaatgaaaaatatcaagGGTATCGAGCACATTTTACCTACCTTATTGAAGGGTTGGCGGGCATATATTCAGGTTATTGCCTATATATTACAGCCTCATCGGTCCCCACATCACCGGGTCTCGTGTGTTATTAATGTCCCTATCATTCACAAACTGTGAGAGcgagttttaaaagaaaattttcgtGGTGGATTATAGGGTAAAGAGGTGGACGTTGATTACTCTTCCCCTTACCTTAAACCTGTGATGGCGTGTGGCGCTTCCTATAATGTAGAACTCTTCATTGTAGATTGTCAGAAAGAACATTctcattaattatactttgtttaTTCAAAATCCAGCCGCAGAACAGATGTTAGCAAACTGTTTGGGAACTTTATTCCAGTCCAAACTTTCCTATAAGACTTCCATAACAATATCTTACCAAACAGTATATTACCATAACATTGAATGATTATTTTTCCCATATTACTTTCGGCagttgagctggagggagaggtgggtagagAGGTGCCCTCTGCTCTGCTCTTCTGTTTCTACgatattcatttttcttcctcctgATGACCTCATTGTGGACCATCAGTCTCTTATAATCTAATCTGCCTATGCATTCCCATGTACAGACCGGGTATTGTGCTATAATGTcagaatacatgtgtatgtatgtgatcgAACGTTATGGAGAATATAAGTGAAGCGTTGCAGAGGATACACAAGGGTACTGTGGTCACCCGTCCAAGTACTagccagacccaacgctgcttaacttcgctgtCCGAACGAGATGCGATGTTTTCCACCGTGATATGACCGTAGGCCAAGCGTGATGTGGTCGTCTGCTCAGAGTGCTGGACACACATGAATACCGTGTCGTCAACATAAACGATAATGGTGCAAAGATAGTCTTTTCCTGTCGGGTAACCCTGGAGCATGACCACAGTCTAGTGGTCGGAGGAAACGGTAGAGACCAGATCCTGACGCACTCCCTCTGATGAGACGGCAGGTCTTGTCTGACCCGAAGGCAAGGTTAGTGAAAGGTGAGTGGCTCTAACACAGCCAGAGGAGCAGAGATGGGCAGCTAGTGTGCTGGTTAGAGCCTTAACAAAGCCCTGGGGGTAGCGGGAAGATTGGTTACATAGCCCTAACATAGCCCTGGAGGGCTGGGGTACTTGGTTACCGATCTCTGATATAGCCTTGGGTCAATTGGTGTATTGGTTACCAACTCCTAACATAGCCCCAGAGTAACCGGTTTACTGGTTACCTAGGCCTAACATAGCCCCTGGGCGGCTGGGGTGCTGGCCTAACATAGACCTGGAACAGCTGGGGTAGCAGTCCCTACAACAGCCCCGGGGCAGCTGGGGTACTCACCGAGAggcaagatgaagaagaaggggaaCCAGCACAGGAGGAAAACGCCCACCACGATGCCCAGCGTCTTCGCCGCCTTCTTCTGCCGTCGGAACTTAGCCATCTTGCCGCCCGGGGGGCCGGCCAGGCGGCGCTCGGGGGACGCCGAGGGTGAGTCCGGGTCTTGCTGGTTAGCAGCGCCCTCCTGCCGCCCGCTGAGCCCTTTGCGGCTGCCCCGCGTCAGCCGACCGTCGTGCCAGCTGAGGGGCGTCATGGCCAGCCGCAGGTGCGGCGTCGGTGGCATCAGATTGGCCACGCCTTTGCCGCGGTGGACCCTGAGACGCGGCTTCTCTTCCACCTCTGGCTCCTCGGGCTCCTCAGGTTTGGCCTGGCCGTTGACCAGACAGTGGCCGTTGAGGCCGCCCACCCCCGTGGCCAGCCCGGCCGCCATGCCAGCCGCGATGCCCACGCCCATCCCCCCGCGGTGCGCCCGCAGCGTCAGCTTCGCGTCGCCACCGCGGTGGACTCTGAGGGTGACGGCGGTCTTGGTGGTCTTCACGCCGCTCTCCAGGAACTTGGACTGCTGGATGGCTGCACGGTAGATGCGCCAGTAGACCACCATGATGCACAGGCTGGGCAGGTAGAAAGACCCCGTCACGGAGAAGAGGACGTAGCCAAGCTCCTGGTTGACGGTGCAGACGGTGGGGTCTGGGTCGGGCGGGGTCTTCCAGCCAAAGGCCGGGCCGATGGAAATGACGATGGAGAGCGCCCACACCGCCGCGATCAACACACACATCCGCCGCTCCGTCATGATGGTCGAGTAGGCCAGCGGTCGAGTGACGCCGATGTATCGGTCGAGTGAGATGACGCAGAGGGACCAAATGGACGCCGTGCAGCAGAGGACGTCGGCCGTGGCCCACACTTCACAGAACACCTGGCCGAAGTACCACTTGCCGGAGACCTCGAGGGTGGCGCTGAAGGGCAGGACGGTGGTGCCGAGGAGGAGGTCCGCCACAGCCAGGTTGACGATCAAGTAGTGGGTCGAAGAGCGAAGGTTGCGCGACATGAAGACCGCAAGGAGGACCAGCACGTTACCACTGATGGTCAGCACCACGATGCTGGCCAGCACCACAGATTTCACGGCGGCCTCGACTAGCGCCTCCGTGGTCACCTCGGACGACACATCCTCGACGCTCTCCTCTCCAGTGGGGTGGATAAGGAGGAGGTGATGTTGGCGGTGACGTTGGGAGAGGCGGAGGTGACAGGCGGAATGCTGGGAGCGATTTCGAAGTCATAATCATCGTCGAAGATCCAGGAGGTGTTGAGGATCTTGATGGTGAAGTTGACAGAGTTCATGATGGCCTGATGCAGCTCACAGGCACGCCATATCTAGGGTAACTATGATGGCTACGATAGTCAGCCTCAACTGCTCGACTGGACACAGATATTCTCCCGAAACCTCCGTCATTTGAGCGTTGACTCTTCCTTAGCGTCACGCGCAAACAGCGCAATCAACATCTTGTCTATGTCGGACGTCGTCTGGTGCCACACATGCCAATATCAAGTTGACTTAAGGTCCTCCAGAACAACACTGGACCAGTGATGTACTCTAGTTACCCCTCATGATTCTGCAGTACGCTGGTCGTCGCAGCTCCGACTCGCTTCCCTGTTTGTCGCCCTATTGCTGTACGTCTGTGTGGCACCGAACACTGCCTCTGTCGGCCTAAGCTGTTATCTGGGCCTGTCAACTGTATTCCCAACTTCACAGTTCCTCTCGCAGTACTGTGAGTAGTTTATCGAGGTAGAAACTTGTCTCTCTGGCAGAGTAGATCGACTCTCCTGTTTAAATTCAGTGCCACAAACTGGAAACTAACACTGTTGTCCCTCTGATATCAGATGTATATGATCTACAAACTGCTTCTCTGTCCCTACAAACTGCTACCTCTTCAAAGACACAAACAGTCTGACGCCACAAACAGTCGTATATCACAAATAACTCATACTTCACCGTCTCTCCAACTCACAAACTGTTTCCAATTTTTACAAACTGCCTATCCTGGGGCCGTAAACTGTTTTCCCGACAGTGCAATCTATTTTTACCGCATTAAGATTGTCTCCAGACCGCGAGGTGTCTCTCTGACGCTACCGTCTCTACAACGCTACAAACTATCTCTCCAACGCTACAAACTGTCTCTCCAACGCCACAAACTGTCTCCTGGACAGCACATACTGTCTCCCCAGCGCTGCACACTGTGTACGTGGTGGAGCCTCAGGCGATCTCCCTCACAGACAGGCAATCGTCATGCACGACACACGTTGTTGCCAGTGTGACCGTGTGCCGCGCGGGGCGTCGTGGTCAAGCCTGTTCCCATGTTCTTGCCGTGGCCTCAACCTTGCCCCAGCTTCGCGTTTTCTGTGCAAGATGACCGAGAACGAATATGTcgtaatgtttgaaggaagtaATACTTTCTGTGAATATCCGTTAGATAAATATTGaaaatcttttcatttctctGTATGAATATTTTTGACGGAATAAATTGGTTATTTGGTTAGTTAATGATGTAATGTCCTCGGTGTATCGTCTTTAATGTAACTTCATGAACGTAACATAACACGTCTCTATACTGTCAGTGACCcttcctgacccttgacctggtcACAGCTGGCTTCCCGGATGTTCTACACTTTTCGGTCAAAGTACAAGATTGCAAGACGCTTCGTCCATACTTTTAAACTGTTTTTGGTGTTGAGTTCCTTCACACCACGACTGTCTCGAAGGATACCTGTTCATCCCTGACGGGACACTACTCTTTCCTCCCTCCATGTTCCACCAGGTCCCACGGAAGTGCCAAGAGCAAGGGATGACAGATGATGACGTGGTCAGCTGTCATCAAGTACCACCCCAGGGACCGGCCAGGCCACTACCCGCCAGCTTCGCGACTCGCGAACTCACCTCAGTATCGCTCGAGTATTTCTCCTCCTAAGCACAGACCGTAGGTCATCTCCAGCCTCAGTACTGGCAGTAAACACTGGTGGGCCACGTCCTCTTACCTTTCAGGAACTTTTACCCTCAACATTTCATGGAGAAACTTCATAAAAGTTTTCCTGGTTTCTTTGTCGTGTAAGCTAACGTTAGATTTAACTGACTGTCTACCAGTACGATAGAGTTAGTTCACAAATGTATGTTTAGATAGTTTATCCTAAGGTTGAGGCACTCAGAGTGTGAGAGAGACTCACGAAGTGAGCGACTACGGCCCGCGGGCGGCGTGTGTCGCGCGGTGACCCACACTGACCTGGGAAGCGTCCCTCATGCTACTCGCGGGCCGCGAGCCGCGCACCCGCACCGTGCTGGCCTGTGCCACAGCTGTGCCAATCCCGCGGCAGACCTCCTCACTAAAGCAAACTTTATCCCCACTATTAATAACTCCCACATATTTCTTTGCACATTTTAACTTATAGGATATTTGTATCTATCACATTCATAGAAATACATGAAAAGACTAAAGAGACAATTACCAGTTGCAGTCGACCATACAAATATCCCCTCAATTCCCCATATTCTCTGATTACTAAAGATAAAGAATTTACCTATAAATGATTTATGGCTGCAAGTTACTCGATACATTTCTCAGGATGAAGATTTCGTGGCGATAAATGGGAAGCCACGAGCCTCGCGCCGCTGAGTCTAGGTTGATGATTTGATTCGAAATTAACAGAAAATTTGTTGCTGAGTTTATAATGGCCCAGGATGACAGCGTGGAAGTTATGTGTTTTGGGAACccattttgattatatatatatatatatatatatatatatatatatatatatatatatatatgtgtgtgtgtgtgtgtgtgtgtgtgtgtgtgtgtgttctaacgcCTTGGGTCGTGGGAAGCTGATTGAATCTAGATGTCAGGGAACCGCGAGATATGTTCATCTGGTGAtcttgattaatattactcgAGTCTTGCCCAGCGTATGGCAGCCCAGGGATCTGGGGACCGACAGACTCACTCGGATGTAACCCAACGATTCAAGTTATCGAATACCACACGCCatttcttctcatgtcttcctctctcacatTCTCTCATACTTTACTGTATATCACCTTACCCTGACGCTATCATCACCTCGTCatgttttctttcatcttctcaCTCATAATTTTCAACCATCCGTCATTCTCACTCATCTCTCAACCACCCACGacatcactcaaaatttttcccCTAGAATTTCGTGTTGAAATCGTACAATTCCTCTAGGTTCACCAAGAAATCCACTCCACATAGATAGACACACCATAAACCTAGCTGACGACTGAGAAGAAAGCTGCATTTCTATACATTGTAAATGATAGAGAGTAAGGAAGGAGTGCCAACCATCAGGTCAGGTGGTCGTCGCCAGCGGATGCTGCCACGCACGTCGTACacagtattattattttcatgtCTAGATTTGTAAGCATTACCGCCTATTTTGATAAAGCTTCCCATGAAAGTACTATTATGTTTTAAAGGATTAGCTTAAACCAATGAAGCAAGAAAGGAACCATCAAGTATGAAACTCTGAAGTTAGAAAATTATTAGGAATGCGACATACATTTATCAACATTTTGATATTTTCATGTTCAGATTTGTAAACATTACCGCCGACCTTATGAAAGGAACATCTGTTCAACTTATGTGTCCGTCCTGATATGCTGAAACTGCGAATAATTCTTTTATGTACTATTAActtgatgtaaatatatataactaGAGAATAGTAGTAAAATAATAAGTTATGCTTTTTTATGACTCAAGCCGAAATATTTTAAGATGTTGCAGCCATAGTGTTTTCTTAATAATGCATAACTGATGAATAATGTACCTGAATCATACAGGGATAAATAAGGTTAACCTGGGTCAGGAGTGTACTCAACAAGTACTGTTTTCTGAAAGATCAAGTTGCTTGAACGTATTCACTGCTGACGCTGGGCGAGCCTCAAGCAACAGAAACTAAATATATACAATATTCGAGAACCATAAATATCATACATAAATCTGTTTCCAATATTCTCCTCGGcgaaagctgtatatatatatatatatatatatatatatatatatatatatatatatatatatatatatatatatatatatatatatatatatgcagagtggATAGAACGTCCTTCAGGGTTCGTGGGAGGAGCAGGATTGCCTCACCACTTGAATTCGCTGGGTGAGGCCAAGTGTTGTCTTACTTTACAA
The sequence above is a segment of the Panulirus ornatus isolate Po-2019 chromosome 23, ASM3632096v1, whole genome shotgun sequence genome. Coding sequences within it:
- the LOC139756916 gene encoding alpha-1A adrenergic receptor-like, with translation MSRNLRSSTHYLIVNLAVADLLLGTTVLPFSATLEVSGKWYFGQVFCEVWATADVLCCTASIWSLCVISLDRYIGVTRPLAYSTIMTERRMCVLIAAVWALSIVISIGPAFGWKTPPDPDPTVCTVNQELGYVLFSVTGSFYLPSLCIMVVYWRIYRAAIQQSKFLESGVKTTKTAVTLRVHRGGDAKLTLRAHRGGMGVGIAAGMAAGLATGVGGLNGHCLVNGQAKPEEPEEPEVEEKPRLRVHRGKGVANLMPPTPHLRLAMTPLSWHDGRLTRGSRKGLSGRQEGAANQQDPDSPSASPERRLAGPPGGKMAKFRRQKKAAKTLGIVVGVFLLCWFPFFFILPLDSLCSRCHISETLFATFFWLGYFNSCLNPFIYACTSREFKRAFKRILCRGRARRSLHHTTFHSAVWRRGTTASTARTPSPARHGIEGLLAHTTPLADPCGAVWKASPRGLRSPEPPCECVSVASIIK